The Sphingomonas sanxanigenens DSM 19645 = NX02 genome includes a region encoding these proteins:
- a CDS encoding serine/threonine-protein kinase, with translation MMIDENDKQPPTPNEDEDEPKTVAMHPRPGGATSPVAAPPPAGRGDDDGEAEPPTVMASSLRKAAPPEAAAPPPPSPPPPPPPPPAAPVPPVDFQSDFQVRSDGRSIQVGDVLNHMFEVKRFIARGGMGEVFEGINVNSEERVAIKVMLPSLAADENVQAMFRKEARTLTRLQHESLVQYRTIAQEPQLGVLYIVTEYIDGTNLSDVLATQNPTPQDLATLLRRLASGLATAHSLGAIHRDLSPDNVLLKDGRIDQPKVIDFGIAKDVANNTATIIGSGFAGKLNYVAPEQLGDFGRDIGPWTDVYSLGLVILATAMGRNVALGGSLVDAVDKRRAGIDVSAAPAPLRPVLSQMLKANPAERLRSMEAVIDALDNGPASSLGGRAGGSRGGGGSSTGLIIGIVAALLLALVAVGVWWLTQRDTEIGAVDPGDPVALARGRIDSAMPNINCAWLDVVDLSQSGDQLKVRLTGVAGNVDDARGEIVRTLGGGADVNVGEVATITQAGCSVLNGYKLFRSTGPHKLTVPQREFPMTRQGPGKAYEGKMAANSIVTMDIGDPALDFTLVGIEPSGVISEIFPNRAAFAGIPHTGYPIRALGNDRYDVSIDLDHAGWSGLILVTGRGPFDKELTEPALGARGTEWQTRLASAAADQNWRSEMIWFKSVQ, from the coding sequence ATGATGATCGACGAAAACGACAAGCAGCCGCCAACACCGAACGAGGATGAGGACGAGCCCAAGACGGTTGCGATGCATCCCCGCCCCGGCGGCGCGACCAGCCCCGTAGCGGCGCCACCGCCAGCCGGCCGGGGCGACGATGACGGGGAAGCCGAGCCGCCGACCGTGATGGCGTCCTCGCTGCGCAAGGCCGCGCCGCCCGAAGCGGCGGCGCCGCCCCCGCCGTCGCCACCACCACCACCACCACCTCCTCCTGCGGCGCCCGTGCCACCGGTGGATTTCCAGAGCGATTTCCAGGTGCGCTCGGACGGCCGCTCGATCCAGGTCGGCGACGTGCTGAACCACATGTTCGAGGTGAAGCGCTTCATCGCGCGCGGCGGCATGGGGGAGGTGTTCGAGGGCATCAACGTCAACAGCGAGGAACGCGTCGCCATCAAGGTGATGCTGCCCTCGCTCGCGGCCGACGAGAATGTGCAGGCGATGTTCCGGAAGGAAGCGCGCACGCTCACCCGGCTGCAGCATGAATCGCTGGTGCAGTACCGCACGATCGCGCAGGAGCCGCAGCTCGGCGTGCTCTACATCGTCACCGAATATATCGACGGCACCAACCTGTCCGATGTGCTCGCGACGCAGAACCCGACGCCGCAGGATCTGGCGACATTGCTCCGCCGCCTCGCCTCCGGCCTTGCCACCGCGCATTCGCTGGGTGCGATCCACCGCGATCTCTCGCCGGACAATGTGCTGCTCAAGGATGGCCGGATCGACCAGCCGAAGGTGATCGACTTCGGCATCGCCAAGGATGTCGCGAACAACACCGCGACGATCATCGGCTCGGGCTTTGCGGGCAAGCTCAACTATGTCGCGCCCGAGCAACTCGGCGATTTCGGGCGGGACATCGGGCCGTGGACCGACGTCTACAGCCTGGGCCTCGTCATCCTCGCCACCGCGATGGGCCGCAACGTCGCGCTCGGCGGGTCGCTGGTCGATGCGGTCGATAAGCGGCGCGCCGGCATCGACGTCTCGGCGGCACCCGCGCCGCTGCGCCCGGTGCTGTCGCAGATGCTGAAGGCCAACCCCGCCGAGCGGCTGCGCTCGATGGAAGCGGTGATCGACGCGCTGGACAACGGCCCGGCATCATCGCTGGGCGGGCGCGCGGGCGGGTCGCGCGGCGGCGGTGGCAGCTCGACGGGTCTCATCATCGGCATCGTCGCGGCGCTGCTGCTCGCGCTGGTCGCGGTCGGCGTGTGGTGGTTGACGCAGCGCGACACGGAGATCGGCGCTGTCGATCCGGGCGATCCCGTGGCGCTCGCGCGCGGGCGGATCGATTCGGCGATGCCCAACATCAACTGCGCCTGGCTCGACGTGGTCGATCTCAGCCAGTCCGGCGACCAGCTCAAGGTGCGCCTCACCGGCGTCGCCGGCAATGTCGACGATGCCCGCGGCGAGATCGTGCGGACGCTCGGCGGCGGTGCCGACGTCAATGTCGGCGAGGTCGCGACGATCACCCAGGCCGGCTGCTCGGTGCTCAACGGCTACAAGCTGTTCCGCTCGACCGGCCCGCACAAGCTGACGGTGCCGCAGCGCGAATTCCCGATGACGCGGCAGGGCCCCGGCAAGGCCTATGAAGGCAAGATGGCGGCGAATTCGATCGTGACGATGGACATCGGCGATCCCGCGCTGGATTTCACGCTGGTCGGCATCGAACCCTCGGGCGTGATCTCCGAAATCTTTCCCAACCGCGCCGCCTTCGCCGGGATTCCGCACACCGGCTATCCGATCAGGGCATTGGGCAATGATCGCTATGATGTCAGCATCGACCTCGACCATGCCGGCTGGTCCGGCCTGATCCTCGTCACCGGCAGGGGGCCGTTCGACAAGGAACTGACCGAGCCCGCGCTTGGCGCGCGCGGCACCGAATGGCAGACCCGGCTCGCCAGCGCCGCGGCGGACCAGAACTGGCGGTCGGAGATGATCTGGTTCAAGTCCGTCCAGTAA
- a CDS encoding PP2C family protein-serine/threonine phosphatase, translated as MSDAFELVASATTHPGRVRRNNEDAYCARPDIGLWAVADGMGGHEGGEFASSAIVEALDGIGVAAPFEAACRAVAEGIQAANARIHDGAAEGKAQMGSTVVALLARDGHFAVLWAGDSRAYLLRDGVLRRLTRDHTQVQALIERGILSEADAAGHPMSHVLARAVGIEPHVEIDVIVDMMRPDDVFLLCSDGLHGTMEENEIHDFLTASADRTVVDEMVARTLELGAPDNVTVVTVVARARVSPAMANPIETVE; from the coding sequence ATGAGTGATGCGTTCGAACTCGTCGCGTCGGCCACGACGCACCCCGGGCGCGTCCGCCGCAACAATGAGGATGCGTATTGCGCGCGCCCCGATATCGGCCTGTGGGCGGTCGCAGACGGCATGGGCGGGCATGAAGGCGGCGAATTCGCCTCTTCGGCGATCGTCGAGGCGCTGGACGGCATCGGGGTCGCCGCGCCGTTCGAGGCGGCATGCCGCGCGGTTGCGGAGGGGATCCAGGCGGCCAACGCCCGGATTCATGACGGCGCCGCCGAAGGCAAGGCGCAGATGGGCTCCACTGTCGTGGCGCTGCTCGCACGCGACGGCCACTTCGCCGTGCTCTGGGCGGGTGACAGCCGCGCCTATCTGCTGCGCGACGGCGTCTTGCGCCGGCTGACGCGCGATCACACGCAGGTCCAAGCGCTGATCGAGCGCGGCATATTGAGCGAGGCCGACGCGGCCGGCCATCCGATGTCGCACGTTCTGGCACGCGCCGTGGGCATCGAGCCGCATGTCGAGATCGACGTGATCGTCGATATGATGCGCCCCGATGACGTGTTCCTCCTATGCAGTGACGGGTTGCACGGTACGATGGAAGAAAATGAGATACATGACTTCCTGACCGCATCCGCCGATCGGACGGTGGTGGACGAGATGGTTGCCCGGACGCTCGAACTGGGTGCGCCGGACAATGTGACGGTGGTGACGGTTGTCGCCCGCGCGCGGGTGTCGCCGGCAATGGCCAATCCGATTGAAACGGTGGAATGA
- a CDS encoding CPBP family intramembrane glutamic endopeptidase has protein sequence MRPSLALASALLSGLAVLLLGPRCASAVSALLPAALAGDHRVVETLFMLLVYGALAACALVGARLFGRSAWQVGDKPLCCIALGLFAGVTGLIAAVAVSAAAGTLVPGGSPGISLVPLLWGLSLVAVQAGSEELFFRGWVQPVLAERFGTALAVLVTALLFAGLHLAGGVRSPLSLLNLLLGGVMFGLAAAHGRGIAGAFGLHFGWNATEQLLFGLQPNPGTGGFGALLDLDLAGPGWLGGSAEGLNASLAMSLALIALIVPQAIAARRMLAGGSDDAPALWRRRTVLR, from the coding sequence GTGCGACCATCACTGGCGCTCGCGTCGGCGCTGCTGTCCGGCCTGGCCGTGCTGCTGCTTGGGCCGCGCTGCGCCTCGGCGGTATCCGCGCTGTTGCCCGCTGCGCTGGCCGGCGACCATCGCGTCGTCGAGACGCTGTTCATGCTGCTCGTCTATGGCGCATTGGCCGCCTGTGCGCTGGTCGGCGCCCGGCTGTTCGGCCGCAGTGCCTGGCAGGTTGGCGACAAGCCGCTGTGCTGCATCGCGCTCGGGCTGTTCGCCGGCGTCACCGGGCTGATCGCCGCTGTCGCGGTGAGTGCCGCGGCGGGCACGCTGGTGCCGGGCGGTTCACCGGGAATCTCGTTGGTGCCGTTGCTGTGGGGCCTGTCGCTGGTTGCGGTGCAGGCCGGCAGCGAGGAACTTTTCTTCCGCGGCTGGGTGCAGCCGGTGCTCGCGGAGCGGTTCGGAACCGCGCTGGCGGTGCTCGTCACCGCCCTGCTCTTCGCCGGGCTCCACCTTGCCGGCGGCGTGCGCAGCCCGCTGTCGCTGCTCAACCTGCTGCTGGGTGGCGTGATGTTCGGGCTCGCCGCCGCGCATGGCCGGGGCATCGCGGGCGCATTCGGCCTGCATTTCGGCTGGAATGCCACGGAGCAATTGCTGTTCGGGTTGCAGCCCAACCCCGGCACCGGCGGCTTCGGCGCGCTGCTCGACCTCGATCTGGCCGGGCCGGGGTGGCTGGGCGGGTCGGCCGAGGGGCTCAACGCGTCGCTGGCGATGAGCTTGGCGCTGATCGCGCTGATCGTGCCGCAGGCGATCGCCGCGCGGCGCATGCTGGCCGGCGGATCGGACGACGCACCGGCTTTATGGCGCCGCCGCACTGTGCTTAGATGA
- a CDS encoding acylphosphatase, translated as MIDRRLSITGRVQNVSYRDWFVREASGLGLTGWVRNRGDGSVEAYVRGSEEAVAAIVAAAREGSAAARVESVVVEPTPPEAVEGFERRATL; from the coding sequence GTGATCGATCGTCGCCTGAGCATCACCGGCCGCGTTCAGAACGTCTCCTACCGGGACTGGTTCGTGCGCGAAGCGTCCGGCCTCGGCCTTACCGGCTGGGTGCGCAACCGGGGCGACGGCAGCGTCGAGGCCTATGTCCGCGGCTCGGAGGAGGCGGTGGCGGCGATCGTCGCCGCCGCCCGGGAGGGCTCGGCCGCGGCGCGCGTGGAGAGCGTGGTCGTGGAACCGACCCCGCCCGAGGCGGTCGAAGGGTTCGAGCGGCGCGCGACGCTCTGA
- a CDS encoding CaiB/BaiF CoA transferase family protein — METEKPLAGVKVLELARILAGPWAGQLLADLGAEVVKIERPGAGDDTRHWGPPFVTGSDGADLGAAYFHACNRGKRSVAIDMATPEGQAAIRRLAAESDVLIENFKVGGLARYGLDQPSLTALNPRLVYCSITGFGQTGPYAPRAGYDFIIQGMGGAMSLTGEPDGAPQKAGIAYADIFTGVYATVAILAALRRRERTGTGGHIDMALLDTQVGVLANQALNWMASGTVPHRMGNGHANLVPYQSFATRDGDVIIAVGNDRQFERLCAILGCEGLARDERFATNPGRVVNRAALLPILSGLIAGRGMAELSEALEAAGIPAGPINRIDQVFADPQVVARGMMLDADADGRPGLACPIMIDGERMVAEHRSPRLGSG, encoded by the coding sequence ATGGAGACGGAGAAGCCGCTCGCCGGTGTGAAGGTGCTGGAACTGGCGCGGATCCTCGCCGGGCCGTGGGCGGGGCAATTGCTGGCGGACCTGGGGGCGGAGGTGGTCAAGATCGAGCGTCCCGGCGCGGGCGACGATACGCGCCACTGGGGCCCGCCCTTCGTGACCGGCAGCGATGGCGCCGATCTCGGCGCCGCCTATTTCCACGCCTGCAACCGCGGGAAGAGATCGGTGGCGATCGACATGGCGACGCCCGAGGGGCAGGCCGCGATCCGTCGGCTCGCCGCTGAAAGCGACGTGCTGATCGAGAATTTCAAGGTCGGCGGGCTCGCGCGCTACGGGCTCGACCAGCCGTCGCTCACGGCGCTCAACCCGCGGCTCGTCTATTGCTCGATCACCGGCTTCGGCCAGACCGGCCCTTATGCCCCGCGCGCGGGCTATGACTTCATCATCCAGGGCATGGGCGGCGCGATGTCGCTGACCGGCGAGCCGGACGGCGCACCGCAGAAAGCGGGGATCGCCTATGCCGACATCTTCACCGGGGTCTATGCGACGGTCGCGATCCTCGCGGCGCTGCGGCGGCGCGAGCGCACCGGCACGGGCGGCCATATCGACATGGCGCTGCTCGATACGCAGGTGGGCGTGCTCGCCAACCAGGCGCTCAACTGGATGGCGTCGGGCACGGTGCCGCACCGCATGGGCAACGGCCACGCCAACCTCGTTCCCTATCAGAGCTTCGCGACGCGCGACGGCGACGTCATCATCGCGGTCGGCAATGATCGCCAGTTCGAGCGGCTCTGCGCGATTCTCGGCTGCGAGGGGCTCGCGCGCGACGAACGCTTCGCCACCAACCCCGGCCGCGTCGTCAACCGCGCCGCACTGCTGCCGATCCTGAGCGGACTGATCGCCGGGCGCGGCATGGCGGAGCTTTCGGAGGCGCTGGAGGCGGCCGGGATCCCGGCGGGGCCGATCAATCGGATCGACCAGGTGTTCGCCGATCCCCAGGTGGTGGCGCGGGGGATGATGCTGGATGCCGACGCGGACGGACGCCCGGGTCTCGCCTGCCCGATCATGATCGACGGCGAACGCATGGTGGCGGAGCACCGGAGCCCTCGGCTGGGCAGCGGCTGA
- a CDS encoding TonB-dependent receptor, whose translation MIRSLLLAGSAFFFVQPAFAQQAEIPVPSTADEQPQSGTAGSDARPARGGDFHAAPSNDLIVTAPFQRRREDVLSGTSVLSGEALTLALRPSIGDTLTHVAGVSATSFGPNASRPILRGFQGDRVRILTDGIGSFDVSNTSVDHAVAINPLTADRIEVLRGPSALLYGSSAIGGVVNVVDSRIPRSVPDEPIHVEAVAGYGSAANERSISSAVVAPIGSKFVVHVDGSYSKTDDLETGGYILSRERRAEALASGDAEIAALADLKGKLPNSAGRTWEVAGGAAIITDGGNLGISVNHLDSLYGVPVRYALTPGGEAEQVQLDMKQTRADLRAEVNTGGGFLDKVRLRAGYADYQHSELEDTGEVGTTFYAEGIEARLELVQAKRGGWEGAFGGQLLIRDFNVVGEEKFLPKNETQQYGVFTLQSFDFGALRAEAGARYEYSRLSAIADGDLGNPAYARSFDAFSGSLGASYELAPAWRIGLNLSRSERAPSAEELFSRGNHAGTQAFELGDPTLTKEKSWGIEGTLRGKGEGYSFSASVFHNWFDDYIYETQVDPSVCEAVSGGELEFPCFNIRQADARYYGFEVEGSARVFTLGNYTLNVDGLADYVRAKVTHVGDAPRIPPLRMLGGLELQAGSATGRVEVEHVFDQKKLSAFETETDGYTMVNAAVSVKPFGYDSATSISLSANNIFDVVARRHASFLKDFAPLAGRDIRVTARVAF comes from the coding sequence ATGATTCGTTCGCTTCTGCTCGCCGGTTCGGCCTTTTTCTTCGTCCAGCCCGCCTTCGCCCAGCAGGCAGAGATCCCCGTTCCCTCCACAGCCGACGAACAGCCGCAGTCGGGTACTGCCGGCAGCGATGCCCGGCCCGCGCGCGGCGGCGACTTCCACGCCGCCCCGTCCAACGACCTGATCGTCACCGCGCCGTTCCAGCGCCGGCGCGAGGATGTGCTTTCGGGCACCTCGGTGCTGAGCGGCGAGGCGCTCACCCTGGCGCTGCGCCCGAGCATCGGCGACACGCTGACCCACGTTGCGGGCGTTTCCGCCACCTCTTTCGGCCCGAATGCCTCGCGGCCGATCCTGCGCGGCTTCCAGGGGGATCGCGTCCGCATCCTGACGGACGGCATCGGCAGCTTCGACGTCTCCAACACCTCGGTCGACCATGCCGTCGCGATCAACCCGCTGACCGCTGACCGCATCGAGGTGCTGCGCGGTCCTTCGGCGCTGCTTTACGGCTCCTCGGCGATCGGCGGCGTCGTCAACGTCGTCGACAGCCGCATCCCGCGCAGCGTTCCCGACGAGCCGATCCATGTCGAGGCGGTCGCCGGCTATGGCTCGGCCGCGAACGAGCGCTCGATCTCGAGCGCGGTGGTCGCGCCGATCGGCAGCAAGTTCGTCGTCCATGTCGACGGCAGCTATTCGAAGACCGACGATCTTGAGACCGGCGGTTACATCCTCTCCCGCGAACGCCGCGCCGAAGCGCTGGCGAGCGGCGACGCCGAGATCGCCGCGCTCGCCGACCTGAAGGGCAAGCTGCCCAACAGCGCCGGCCGCACCTGGGAGGTCGCCGGCGGCGCCGCGATCATCACCGACGGCGGCAATCTCGGCATCTCGGTCAACCATCTCGACAGCCTTTATGGCGTGCCGGTGCGCTATGCGCTCACCCCCGGCGGGGAGGCCGAGCAGGTCCAGCTCGACATGAAGCAGACCCGTGCCGATCTGCGCGCCGAGGTCAACACCGGCGGCGGCTTCCTCGACAAGGTGCGGCTGCGCGCGGGCTATGCCGATTATCAGCACAGCGAACTGGAAGACACCGGCGAAGTCGGAACCACCTTCTATGCCGAGGGCATCGAGGCGCGCCTGGAACTGGTGCAGGCCAAGCGCGGCGGCTGGGAAGGCGCGTTCGGCGGCCAGTTGCTGATCCGCGACTTCAACGTGGTCGGCGAGGAGAAATTCCTGCCGAAGAACGAAACCCAGCAATATGGCGTGTTCACGCTGCAATCCTTCGATTTCGGTGCGCTGCGTGCCGAAGCGGGCGCGCGCTACGAATATTCGAGGCTCTCTGCGATCGCAGACGGCGATCTCGGCAACCCGGCCTATGCGCGCAGTTTCGATGCGTTCTCCGGCTCGCTCGGCGCCAGCTATGAGCTGGCCCCGGCGTGGCGGATCGGCTTGAACCTGTCCCGCAGCGAGCGCGCGCCTTCGGCGGAGGAGCTGTTCTCGCGCGGCAATCATGCCGGCACGCAGGCGTTCGAGCTCGGCGATCCCACCCTCACCAAGGAAAAAAGCTGGGGTATCGAGGGCACGCTGCGCGGCAAGGGGGAGGGCTACAGCTTCTCCGCCTCGGTGTTCCACAACTGGTTCGACGACTATATCTATGAAACGCAGGTCGATCCGTCGGTGTGCGAGGCGGTCTCCGGCGGCGAGCTGGAATTCCCCTGCTTCAACATCCGCCAGGCCGATGCCCGCTATTATGGTTTCGAGGTCGAGGGATCGGCGCGGGTCTTCACGCTCGGCAACTATACGCTGAACGTGGACGGTCTCGCCGACTATGTCCGCGCCAAGGTCACGCATGTGGGCGATGCACCGCGCATCCCGCCGCTGCGCATGCTCGGCGGCCTCGAACTGCAGGCGGGTTCGGCGACCGGCCGGGTCGAGGTCGAGCATGTCTTCGATCAGAAGAAGCTCTCGGCGTTCGAGACCGAGACCGATGGCTATACGATGGTCAACGCCGCGGTGTCGGTGAAGCCGTTCGGCTATGACAGCGCGACGAGCATCAGCCTGTCGGCGAACAACATCTTCGACGTCGTCGCCCGCCGCCACGCCAGCTTCCTCAAGGATTTCGCCCCGCTCGCCGGACGCGACATCCGCGTGACCGCCCGCGTCGCGTTCTGA
- a CDS encoding DNA-3-methyladenine glycosylase I, protein MTADHLQRCSWVSEEPLYRAYHDTEWGVPQRDSRMLWEMLMLEGFQAGLAWIIILRKREAFRKAFAGFDPRKVAAFGPDDIDRLMADPGIVRARAKIEATIRGAQIYCEMEDAGERFADYCWSFTDGEPIVSDGKSWVATSPLSERISKDMKRRGFKFVGPTIVYAWMQAVGIVNDHSLTCFRREQA, encoded by the coding sequence ATGACGGCCGACCATCTCCAGCGTTGTTCCTGGGTAAGCGAGGAGCCGCTCTACCGGGCCTATCACGACACCGAATGGGGCGTGCCCCAGCGCGATTCGCGCATGTTGTGGGAGATGCTGATGCTGGAGGGATTCCAGGCGGGGCTCGCCTGGATCATCATCCTCCGCAAGCGCGAAGCCTTCCGCAAGGCCTTCGCCGGCTTCGACCCGCGCAAGGTCGCCGCGTTCGGCCCGGACGATATCGATCGGCTGATGGCCGACCCCGGCATCGTTCGCGCACGCGCCAAGATCGAGGCGACGATCCGCGGTGCGCAGATCTATTGCGAAATGGAAGACGCCGGCGAACGCTTCGCAGACTACTGCTGGTCGTTCACCGACGGGGAGCCGATCGTCAGTGACGGCAAGAGCTGGGTCGCGACCTCACCGCTCTCCGAACGGATCTCGAAGGACATGAAGCGCCGCGGCTTCAAGTTCGTCGGGCCGACGATCGTCTATGCATGGATGCAGGCCGTCGGCATCGTCAACGACCACAGCCTCACCTGCTTCCGCCGCGAACAGGCGTGA
- a CDS encoding efflux transporter outer membrane subunit: MTRTLRLLAVSSLLTLAACAVGPNHVAPTPKPAEAGAFVKSASPAFTQEEVSGEWWRLYKDPVLDGLVSDALAHNTDLRQAVANLDRARAVLRETRNGRLPQTSIGASGQYGRVPEIQSVQGFDRTNSQFDVGLNISYEVDLFGRVSRSIEAARGDAAAAEGTRDAVRVAVAAETARAYADASAASQRLTVAERTVSLIDQTLTITTKRFEAGRGTRLDVARVAALRDQQRAVLPPLRAERDGALFRLATLTGRAPADLPPSAGARQTVLKLDQPIPIGDGRALLARRPDVRAAERRLAASTARIGIATADLYPRINFGGSVGATGTSLGDLFTGGPFRWLLGPLLNWSFPNQEANRARIEQAEAGTAAALAAFDGTVLTALRETETALSVYANELDRRVALNDARTAADTAARLARAQLREGKTDSLAVLDAERSLAQTEGDLALSDARVATAQVDLFRALGGGWQADAAGGAPAASR, from the coding sequence ATGACCCGCACTTTGCGCCTGCTGGCAGTTTCAAGCCTGCTGACGCTGGCCGCCTGCGCGGTCGGCCCGAACCATGTCGCCCCGACGCCGAAGCCGGCCGAAGCGGGCGCCTTCGTCAAGAGCGCCAGCCCCGCTTTCACCCAGGAAGAGGTGAGCGGCGAGTGGTGGCGGCTCTACAAGGATCCGGTGCTCGACGGCCTCGTCTCCGACGCGCTGGCCCACAACACCGATCTGCGCCAGGCGGTCGCCAATCTCGATCGGGCCCGCGCGGTGCTGCGCGAGACCCGCAACGGCCGCTTGCCGCAGACCAGTATCGGTGCCAGCGGCCAATATGGCCGCGTGCCCGAAATCCAGTCGGTGCAGGGGTTCGACCGCACCAATTCGCAATTCGATGTCGGGCTGAACATCTCCTATGAGGTCGACCTGTTCGGCCGCGTCAGCCGCTCGATCGAGGCGGCGCGCGGCGATGCCGCGGCTGCCGAAGGCACGCGCGATGCGGTTCGCGTCGCCGTCGCCGCGGAAACCGCGCGTGCCTATGCCGATGCCAGCGCCGCGTCGCAGCGGCTGACCGTCGCCGAGCGTACCGTGTCGCTGATCGACCAGACGCTCACCATCACCACCAAGCGTTTCGAAGCGGGTCGCGGTACCCGGCTCGACGTTGCCCGGGTCGCCGCCCTACGCGACCAGCAACGTGCCGTGTTGCCGCCGCTTCGAGCCGAGCGTGACGGGGCCTTGTTCCGCCTCGCCACGCTCACCGGCCGCGCACCCGCCGATCTGCCCCCCTCGGCGGGTGCGCGCCAAACCGTGCTGAAACTGGACCAGCCGATCCCGATCGGCGACGGCCGCGCGCTGCTCGCGCGCCGGCCGGACGTCCGCGCCGCCGAACGCCGCCTCGCCGCCTCGACCGCCCGCATCGGCATCGCCACCGCGGATCTCTATCCGCGGATCAATTTCGGCGGGTCGGTCGGCGCGACCGGGACGTCGCTGGGAGACCTGTTCACCGGCGGTCCGTTCCGCTGGCTGCTCGGGCCGTTGCTCAACTGGTCCTTCCCCAACCAGGAGGCCAACCGCGCGCGGATCGAGCAGGCGGAGGCCGGAACGGCCGCGGCGCTCGCCGCGTTCGACGGCACGGTGCTGACCGCGCTGCGCGAGACCGAGACGGCGCTGTCGGTCTACGCCAATGAGCTCGACCGCCGCGTCGCACTCAACGACGCGCGCACCGCAGCGGACACCGCCGCCCGCCTCGCCCGCGCGCAGCTTCGCGAGGGCAAGACCGACTCGCTCGCGGTGCTCGACGCCGAACGCTCGCTGGCGCAGACCGAGGGCGATCTCGCCCTGTCCGATGCGCGCGTGGCGACGGCGCAGGTCGACCTGTTCCGCGCGCTCGGCGGCGGCTGGCAGGCCGACGCGGCCGGCGGCGCGCCCGCGGCATCGCGCTGA